In Gossypium raimondii isolate GPD5lz chromosome 12, ASM2569854v1, whole genome shotgun sequence, a single window of DNA contains:
- the LOC105764976 gene encoding cellulose synthase-like protein D3, with protein sequence MASESRRTRRTPTIHHITNSAGDLDSEIGGEDFSRYTVHLPPTPDNQPMPMEIAMQVVGSGEQYVSSSMFTGGYNRVTRAHSMKIVDSDPATVVAEGSFCELPGCGAKMMTNRQGIDVFPCECGFRICNECYRDALATGDGFCPGCREHYRGLDVSEMASASRTRSSKSDRSFPVAESTELLMRNHSNEFDYTQYLYETNKSYGYGNAVWPMDGANGSRHDIGGDPKFFHDKQWKPLTQKSSIRAALLSPYRLLILIRIVVLGLFLEWRISHPNEEAIWLWLMSVVCEIWFAFSWLLDQLPKLCPVNRDVDLNALQEKFENPSPNNPSGRSDLPGIDVFVSTADPEKEPPLVTANTILSILAAEYPVEKLACYVSDDGGALLTFEAMAEAASFARIWVPFCRKHEIQPRNPESYFNLKRDPYKNKVRRDFVRDRRRVKREYDEFKVRINGLSDSIRRRSDAFNTREEVKILKRWREDNSDEPMETLKIPKATWMADSTHWPGTWTVPAPEHSRGDHASIIQVMLDPPSAVPQNGTEGDGNSMDLSEVDIRLPMLVYVTREKRPGYDHNKKAGAMNALVRASAIMSNGPFILNLDCDHYVYNSLALREGICFMMDRDGECICYVQFPQRFEGIDPSDRYANHNTVFFDVNMRALDGLQGPVYVGTGCLFRRTALYGFEPPRLRDNPDCCSCCFPRTKKPATVASAPDVDPEDVQLREDDEMNIALIPKKFGNSTLLVESVRVAAIQGQPLADHPSIKYGRAPGALTMPREPLDASTIAEAINVISCWYEDKTEWGQSVGWIYGSVTEDVVTGYRMHNRGWRSVYCVTKRDAFRGTAPINLTDRLHQVLRWATGSVEIFFSRNNALLGSPRLKFLQRIAYLNVGIYPFTSIFLIVYCFLPALSLFSDQFIVQTLNVTFLVYLLAITLTLCALAVLEIKWSGIELEEWWRNEQFWLIGGTSAHLAAVLQGLLKVIAGIEISFTLTSKSAGDDVDDDFADLYIFKWTSLMIPPLTIIFVNLIAIAYGVLRTVYSDVPEWSHLLGGVFFSFWVLAHLYPFAKGLMGRRGKTPTIVYVWSGLIAISISLLWVAINPPSQNSDIGGSFQFP encoded by the exons ATGGCAAGTGAATCGCGCCGTACTAGAAGAACGCCCACAATTCACCATATAACGAACTCGGCTGGCGATCTCGATAGTGAAATTGGAGGCGAAGATTTCTCTAGATACACAGTTCATCTTCCCCCCACACCTGATAACCAGCCAATGCCGATGGAAATTGCTATGCAAGTGGTAGGAAGCGGGGAACAGTACGTTTCGAGTTCCATGTTTACTGGGGGTTACAATCGCGTTACTCGTGCTCACTCCATGAAGATCGTTGACTCCGATCCGGCAACGGTGGTTGCAGAAGGGTCGTTTTGTGAACTACCTGGATGCGGTGCCAAGATGATGACTAATAGACAAGGCATAGATGTGTTCCCATGCGAATGTGGTTTCAGGATTTGTAATGAATGTTATAGAGATGCTCTGGCAACTGGTGATGGGTTTTGTCCCGGATGTAGAGAGCATTATAGGGGGTTGGATGTGTCTGAGATGGCTTCGGCTAGCCGAACACGGTCGTCTAAATCCGACAGGAGTTTTCCAGTGGCGGAATCAACTGAGCTCTTAATGAGGAATCATAGTAATGAGTTTGATTATACTCAATATTTGTACGAAACGAATAAGAGTTACGGATATGGGAATGCGGTGTGGCCGATGGATGGTGCGAATGGGAGCAGGCATGACATCGGTGGTGACCCCAAGTTTTTTCATGACAAGCAGTGGAAGCCTCTAACACAGAAATCGAGCATACGTGCTGCACTACTTAGTCCATATCG GCTCCTAATCCTTATTCGAATTGTGGTTCTTGGATTATTTTTAGAGTGGAGAATCAGCCACCCAAATGAAGAGGCAATCTGGTTGTGGCTTATGTCTGTGGTTTGCGAGATATGGTTTGCCTTTTCTTGGCTGCTTGACCAGCTTCCTAAGCTTTGTCCGGTTAATCGGGATGTTGATCTCAATGCTTTACAAGAGAAATTTGAAAACCCTAGTCCGAATAATCCTTCAGGAAGATCTGATCTACCAGGCATAGATGTCTTTGTTTCTACTGCCGATCCCGAGAAAGAACCACCTCTTGTCACCGCAAATACCATTCTTTCCATTCTGGCAGCCGAGTACCCTGTTGAGAAGCTCGCTTGTTATGTTTCTGATGATGGTGGTGCACTACTAACCTTTGAGGCCATGGCGGAAGCTGCCAGTTTTGCCAGGATTTGGGTTCCTTTCTGCAGGAAACATGAAATTCAGCCTAGAAACCCTGAATCCTATTTCAATCTAAAGAGAGATCCTTACAAGAATAAGGTGCGACGGGATTTTGTACGAGACCGCAGGCGGGTAAAACGTGAGTATGATGAATTTAAGGTCAGGATAAATGGTCTTTCTGATTCAATTCGACGACGTTCTGATGCCTTCAATACAAGGGAGGAGGTAAAGATTTTGAAGCGATGGAGAGAGGACAATAGTGATGAACCAATGGAAACTTTGAAGATACCAAAAGCTACTTGGATGGCTGATAGCACCCACTGGCCCGGCACTTGGACAGTTCCTGCTCCGGAGCATTCTAGGGGCGATCATGCCAGTATCATACAG GTGATGTTGGACCCTCCTAGTGCTGTGCCTCAAAATGGTACCGAAGGCGATGGAAATTCTATGGATCTGAGTGAGGTTGACATTCGTCTTCCTATGCTGGTTTATGTTACTCGTGAAAAGCGACCTGGTTATGATCACAACAAGAAGGCAGGGGCCATGAATGCACTTGTTCGAGCTTCTGCCATCATGTCCAATGGCCCCTTCATACTTAATCTTGATTGTGACCACTACGTTTATAATTCCCTAGCATTGAGAGAAGGAATATGCTTTATGATGGACCGAGATGGGGAGTGTATTTGTTATGTCCAATTTCCTCAGAGGTTTGAAGGAATTGATCCATCTGACCGCTATGCCAATCACAACACGGTCTTCTTTGATGTTAACATGAGAGCTCTTGATGGACTTCAGGGTCCTGTCTATGTTGGAACAGGATGCCTCTTTCGCCGGACTGCCCTTTATGGTTTTGAGCCACCTCGGTTACGAGATAACCCTGATTGCTGTAGCTGCTGCTTTCCCCGTACTAAGAAGCCTGCAACTGTTGCTTCTGCTCCTGATGTTGACCCTGAAGATGTTCAGCTAagggaagatgatgaaatgaaTATTGCTCTTATTCCTAAGAAGTTTGGAAACTCGACTTTACTTGTTGAGTCTGTCCGGGTGGCAGCAATTCAAGGCCAGCCCCTTGCAGATCATCCTTCTATCAAATACGGACGAGCGCCAGGTGCTCTCACAATGCCTCGGGAGCCTCTTGATGCATCCACAATTGCAGAGGCAATCAATGTCATCTCATGCTGGTATGAAGATAAGACTGAATGGGGGCAAAGTGTAGGATGGATCTATGGATCAGTAACTGAAGATGTTGTCACAGGGTATAGGATGCATAATCGTGGGTGGAGATCTGTTTATTGCGTGACCAAAAGAGATGCTTTCCGTGGCACTGCTCCAATAAATCTCACTGATAGACTTCATCAGGTTCTACGCTGGGCCACTGGCTCGGTCGAGATATTCTTCTCACGCAACAATGCCCTACTAGGCAGCCCGAGGCTTAAGTTTCTACAGAGGATTGCTTATCTTAATGTTGGGATATACCCTTTCACTTCCATATTCCTCATAGTTTACTGCTTCCTTCCCGCACTGTCCCTCTTTTCGGATCAATTCATAGTTCAGACACTCAACGTAACATTCCTCGTCTACCTCTTGGCCATCACCCTGACCCTTTGTGCTCTTGCGGTGCTAGAAATCAAGTGGTCCGGCATTGAACTGGAAGAGTGGTGGAGAAATGAACAGTTCTGGTTGATTGGAGGCACCAGTGCTCATCTTGCTGCAGTGCTCCAGGGGCTATTAAAGGTGATTGCCGGTATCGAAATATCATTCACCCTGACATCAAAATCCGCTGGTGATGATGTGGATGATGATTTTGCTGATCTCTACATCTTCAAATGGACATCTCTCATGATACCCCCACTCACCATcatatttgttaatttgattGCCATTGCGTACGGAGTCCTGCGTACGGTATACAGTGATGTACCTGAATGGAGCCATCTTCTAGGAGGTGTGTTCTTCAGCTTCTGGGTATTGGCTCATCTGTACCCCTTTGCAAAGGGTCTAATGGGAAGACGAGGGAAAACACCTACGATCGTATATGTATGGTCAGGTCTGATTGCAATCTCTATTTCTCTACTGTGGGTGGCCATCAATCCCCCATCACAGAATTCTGATATTGGAGGGTCATTCCAGTTCCCTTGA
- the LOC105764974 gene encoding protein IWS1 homolog 1 has translation MDSYRDEEGEAIMDFDDFQSDPGSPEPPQDLLDDLEDWGQQERPQTPVYDTDKVGKPRKRLVKKGGSTGKESMVAPELLDEDEESNFGREGSESDAKKSKKKEKRHKEKFSGGVSEKGTVKKLGKSEEVNEMWEWVNPENDQEGARTMDDDDFIDDSGVDPADRYGSDNEARSPGAAPQAEEDDEDPEIKELFKMGKKRKKNEKSPAEIALLVESVMAELEVTAEEDAELNRQGKPAISKLKKLPLLTEVLSKKQLQPEFLDHGVLTLLKNWLEPLPDGSLPNINIRAAILQILSDFPIDLEQHDRREQLKKSGLGKVIMFLSKSDEETTSNRKLAKDLVDKWSRPIFNKSTRFEDMRNVDDDRVPLRRPPVKRPANRAAAMESRDGDFDLDISRDQKSRRSTSAQDASRSESSSRLHASRPDATPMDFVVRPQSKIDPDEIRARAKQVIQDQRRLKMNKKLQQLKAPKKKNLQATKLSVEGRGMLKYL, from the exons ATGGATTC TTATCGCGATGAGGAAGGAGAGGCGATTATGGACTTTGACGACTTTCAATCGGACCCCGGATCGCCGGAGCCGCCGCAAGACCTTCTCGATGACTTGGAAGATTGGGGCCAACAAGAACGACCGCAGACACCGGTTTACGATACCGATAAGGTTGGGAAACCTAGAAAAAGGTTGGTTAAGAAAGGAGGTTCTACGGGAAAAGAGAGTATGGTTGCCCCTGAGTTGTTAGATGAAGACGAAGAGTCCAATTTTGGGAGGGAAGGATCGGAATCTGATGCGAAGAAGAgcaagaagaaggagaagaggcACAAGGAGAAATTTTCTGGGGGTGTTAGTGAAAAAGGAACTGTTAAAAAGTTGGGGAAGTCAGAGGAAGTGAATGAGATGTGGGAGTGGGTTAATCCTgag AATGATCAAGAGGGTGCTAGGACTATGGATGATGATGACTTCATAGATGACAGCGGAGTCGACCCTGCAGACAGGTATGGAAGTGACAATGAAGCAAGGTCGCCTGGTGCAGCTCCTCAG GCAGAGGAAGATGATGAGGATCCAGAGATTAAGGAGTTATTTAAGATGGgtaaaaaaaggaagaagaatgAGAAAAGTCCTGCAGAAATTGCATTGCTAGTTGAGAGTGTAATGGCTGAGCTTGAGGTAACTGCTGAAGAAGATGCAGAGCTTAATAGACAAGGGAAGCCTGCTATTAGTAAACTCAAGAAGTTGCCACTTCTTACCGAGGTTCTCTCAAA GAAGCAGCTTCAACCTGAATTCTTAGATCATGGAGTTTTAACCTTGTTGAAAAATTGGCTTGAACCTCTTCCTGATGGAAGCTTGCCAAATATAAATATCCGTGCAGCTATTTTGCAGATTTTGTCTGAT TTTCCAATTGATCTAGAGCAGCATGATAGAAGGGAGCAGCTAAAGAAAAGTGGACTTGGAAAG GTCATTATGTTTTTATCAAAATCAGATGAGGAAACCACTTCCAACAGGAAACTTGCTAAGGATTTGGTTGATAAATGG AGTAGACCAATCTTTAATAAGAGCACAAGGTTTGAGGACATGagaaatgttgatgatgataGGGTTCCCTTGCGAAGGCCACCTGTCAAAAG GCCTGCAAATAGAGCTGCAGCAATGGAATCTAGAGATGGTGATTTTGATTTGGACATTTCTCG TGACCAAAAGTCTAGACGATCAACATCAGCTCAGGATGCTTCAAGGTCGGAATCTTCTTCAAGGCTGCATGCTTCGAGGCCTGATGCAACACCAATGGACTTTGTTGTGCGCCCCCAGTCTAAGATTGATCCAGATGAAATTAGGGCCCGTGCGAAACAAGTTATTCAAGATCAGCGCCGTTTAAAG ATGAATAAGAAGTTGCAGcagttgaaagcaccaaaaaagAAGAATTTGCAGGCGACTAAACTTAGTGTTGAGGGCCGTGGTATGCTGAAGTACCTGTAA
- the LOC105764973 gene encoding uncharacterized protein LOC105764973, with protein sequence MEIVESILDIPVQDPPEEEFSSADLIWTKFGTAEHHDDVALIPYARVDEFIIGECSNVECPTRFHIERGRKRSMGSLKEYKSDEYLEYRLYWCSFGPENYGEGGGVLPSRRYRLNTRNRAARPQSMRGCTCHFVVKRLYARPALALIIFNERRHINKSGFVCHGPLDKDAIGPGAKKIPYISNEIQQQTMSMIYLGIPEENVLEKHIEYVQRYGGSDATVSTLASQYVRKLGMIIKRSTHELDLDDQASIRMWVERNKKSIFFYQDTSETDPFILGIQTEWQLQQMVRFGHRSLIAADSTFGIKRLKYPLCTLLVFDSRQHALPVAWVITRSVAKPDVAKWMKALLDRARSVDPGWKINGFVIDDAAMEIDPIRDAFCCPILFSIWRVRGSWLRNVVKKCSNIEVQREIFKRLGEIVYSIWGGLDTSVALEELILDFVDQSAFMEYFKSTWVPKIEMWLSTIKTFPLASQEASGAIEAYHVKLKTKLFDDSHLGALQRVDWLVHKLTTELHSAYWLDRYADESDSFQHVKEEYIASTSWHRALQIPDSAVTLDDKGHLFAKVASQKDSSRTHLVWNPGSDFAFCDCAWSMQGNFCKHVIKVNMICENAKGCRPSMSFWSFREILIDLCKRPMDDSIGLDESVAWTHQMLDQIKQLVELNSSNDIGIVVNNMPLKWISKKGRTFVGIPASLPALPSDSKTITKNVQKSRKRKRLSRLR encoded by the exons ATGGAGATAGTTGAATCAATACTTGATATTCCAGTGCAAGATCCACCAGAGGAGGAGTTCTCTTCTGCTGATTTGATTTGGACAAAGTTTGGCACAGCGGAGCACCATGATGATGTAGCACTCATTCCTTATGCTCGAGTAGATGAATTTATAATCGGAGAATGCTCCAATGTAGAATGCCCAACACGATTTCATATTGAGAGGGGACGGAAACGATCAATGGGCAGTTTAAAGGAGTACAAGAGTGATGAATATTTGGAATATAGACT ATATTGGTGTTCCTTCGGTCCTGAAAATTATGGGGAAGGTGGAGGTGTATTACCTAGTCGAAGATACCGTCTAAACACCCGAAATCGGGCTGCTAGACCTCAATCCATGAGAGGATGCACATGCCATTTTGTAGTGAAACGTCTTTATGCTCGTCCAGCGCTTGCACTTATTATATTCAATGAGAGACGCCATATAAACAAGTCTGGTTTTGTTTGCCATGGGCCCCTTGATAAAGATGCCATTGGCCCTGGTGCTAAGAAAATTCCATATATTTCCAATGAGATTCAACAACAAACAATGTCCATGATCTATCTGGGTATTCCTGAAGAAAACGTGCTAGAGAAACACATTGAGTATGTTCAACGGTATGGTGGTTCAGATGCGACAGTTAGTACCCTTGCTTCCCAATATGTCCGCAAACTTGGCATGATCATTAAGAGGTCAACCCACGAGTTAGATTTAGATGATCAAGCTAGCATTCGGATGTGGGTTGAACGCAATAAGAAATCTATATTTTTCTATCAGGACACTTCTGAGACAGATCCTTTCATTCTTGGGATTCAAACAGAATGGCAGTTGCAACAGATGGTTCGTTTTGGCCATCGCAGTCTCATAGCAGCTGATTCAACATTTGGTATTAAAAGACTCAAG TACCCTTTATGCACTCTTCTTGTATTTGATTCAAGACAACATGCATTACCTGTTGCATGGGTCATTACCCGCAGTGTTGCAAAGCCAGATGTGGCTAAATGGATGAAAGCACTGCTTGATCGAGCTCGGAGCGTAGATCCTGGATGGAAGATCAATGGTTTTGTGATTGATGATGCAGCCATGGAGATTGATCCCATAAG GGATGCTTTTTGTTGTCCTATCCTATTTTCAATTTGGCGTGTTCGTGGATCCTGGTTGAGGAATGTTGTTAAGAAATGTTCCAACATTGAAGTTCAGCGGGAAATTTTTAAGCGCCTGGGAGAAATAGTTTACAGCATTTGGGGTGGCTTAGACACTTCAGTTGCCTTGGAAGAATTAATTCTTGATTTTGTCGATCAATCTGCCTTCATGGAGTATTTCAAATCCACTTGGGTGCCTAAAATTG AAATGTGGCTTTCAACAATTAAAACTTTCCCACTTGCAAGCCAGGAGGCATCTGGTGCCATAGAAGCCTACCATGTGAAGCTGAAAACAAAATTGTTTGATGATTCACATCTTGGTGCACTTCAGAGGGTTGACTGGTTAGTACACAAGCTAACAACTGAGTTGCATTCAGCGTATTGGCTTGACCGGTATGCAGATGAAAGTGATTCTTTTCAACATGTCAAGGAAGAATACATTGCATCTACATCTTGGCACCGAGCGCTGCAAATTCCGGATTCCGCTGTTACATTAGATGATAAGGGCCACCTATTTGCAAAGGTAGCAAGTCAGAAAGACAGCAGCAGAACACATTTGGTTTGGAACCCAGGATCAGACTTTGCTTTCTGCGACTGTGCATGGTCAATGCAAGGAAACTTTTGCAAGCACGTCATCAAGGTCAATATGATCTGTGAAAATGCCAAAGGCTGCAGACCTTCCATGTCTTTTTGGTCATTCAGGGAGATATTGATCGATCTTTGCAAGAGACCAATGGATGACTCAATCGGATTAGATGAGTCAGTTGCCTGGACCCACCAGATGCTTGATCAAATCAAACAACttgttgaattaaatagttcaaaTGATATTGGCATTGTGGTAAATAATATGCCATTGAAATGGATCTCTAAGAAGGGAAGAACATTTGTTGGTATACCAGCTTCACTTCCAGCTCTTCCATCTGATTCCAAGACCATCACAAAGAATGTGCAGAAGAGTCGGAAAAGGAAGAGGTTATCAAGATTAAGATGA
- the LOC105764975 gene encoding probable xyloglucan endotransglucosylase/hydrolase protein 30 has product MSSTPLSFIFFFYLLISSSSWLLRFSSGAGFNLTTIAFDDGYNPLFGDFNLVRSPDGRSVRLLLDVSSGSGFISSSMYEHGFFSAKIKLPSDYTAGVVVALYASNGDVFEKNHDELDIEFLGNVEGKPWRFQTNLYGNGSTSRGREERYRLWFDPSKEFHRYSILWTAKNIIFYVDEVPIREVVRSDEMGGDYPTKPMSIYATIWDASSWATNGGKIKVNYDYAPFTADFKELVLEGCPMDPIQEYPDFTTCKEKDAWLETRNFAVLTPKRRSAMRKFRQHYMYYSCCYDVWRYPVKLPDCVIDPIEKARFNETGRLRFSGSHKKQAKIAKARRKKKQRAASKERTEM; this is encoded by the exons ATGTCGTCAACTCCCCTGTCCTTCATATTTTTCTTCTACTTGTTAATCTCATCCTCCTCTTGGTTGTTGCGCTTCAGTAGTGGTGCAGGTTTCAACCTCACCACCATTGCTTTTGATGATGGATACAACCCTCTCTTCGGTGATTTCAACCTCGTTCGCTCCCCCGATGGCCGCAGCGTTCGCCTCCTCCTTGATGTTTCTTCAg GGTCTGGTTTTATTTCGTCAAGTATGTATGAACATGGATTTTTCAGTGCCAAAATCAAGTTGCCATCTGATTATACTGCTGGAGTTGTGGTTGCCCTCTAT GCATCAAACGGTGACGTATTTGAGAAAAACCATGATGAATTAGACATCGAGTTTTTAGGGAACGTAGAAGGTAAGCCATGGAGATTTCAGACTAATCTGTATGGGAATGGCAGCACAAGCCGAGGCCGAGAAGAACGTTACAGACTTTGGTTCGATCCATCAAAGGAATTCCATAGATACAGTATTTTGTGGACGGCCAAGAACATCAT TTTTTACGTCGATGAAGTTCCAATTCGGGAAGTGGTACGCAGTGACGAAATGGGCGGTGATTACCCAACAAAGCCGATGTCTATATATGCTACCATTTGGGATGCCTCCAGCTGGGCCACTAATGGTGGCAAAATTAAAGTTAACTACGACTATGCCCCTTTCACTGCCGACTTTAAAGAGCTGGTCCTCGAGGGTTGCCCTATGGATCCCATCCAGGAATACCCCGATTTCACTACCTGTAAAGAAAAAGATGCCTGGCTCGAGACTCGAAACTTCGCCGTCTTAACGCCGAAACGGCGATCCGCTATGCGTAAGTTCAGACAACATTACATGTACTACTCATGCTGTTACGACGTATGGCGGTACCCCGTCAAACTTCCTGATTGTGTAATCGATCCGATCGAAAAGGCAAGGTTCAATGAAACCGGAAGGTTAAGATTTAGCGGGAGCCATAAGAAGCAAGCCAAGATCGCAAAAGCACGACGGAAGAAAAAGCAACGGGCTGCTTCCAAAGAACGCACCGAAATGTAG